The Magnetococcus marinus MC-1 genome contains the following window.
TATGGCGGTCGCCTGGAGCGATGACCGCCATGCCGGGTGTGACCACCTCTTGATGTTCCGCTTCTTTTACCTGGATCGCGCAGAGTTCATTCATGCGTTTGGCAAAGGGGCCGGTAAATTGGTGGGGCATGTGTTGCACAATAAAAACCGGGGGGCAGTGGCTGGGGAGTTGGGTGAGCACCGCTTTAAGCGCCTCGGTTCCGCCGGTGGAGGCCCCAATCACCAAGACCCGCCCTTGACCGGGGGCCGCTCGGCAAAAACTGGCCTCTTTGGGTGGAAGAATTGAGTCCGCATTGAGCTTGGGGGGGACCTTGATAGCGGAATGGGGGGCCGGATCGTTTTTTTTGGGTTTCGGTGTGGGTTTGTTGTTAAAGTTGACCTTGGCGGCGGCCTTGATGGCATCACAAAATTGAATGCTAATCTCTTCTAGCTGCAAGGCATCGCCCAATCTTGGTTTGGCAAAGACCTCCACAGCCCCTAGCTCCAGCGCTTGTACCGCTTTAGCAGAGTTTTCTAGCGTGAGTGAGGAGCACATGACCACCGGTATGGGGTGTTGACGCATAAGCTTACGCAGGAAGGTTAGGCCATCCATGCGGGGCATCTCGACATCTAGGGTGATGACATCAGGTGCTTGAGTGCGCATCAATTCAGCCGCTTGGTAGGGGTCGGCGGCACAGCCAATGACCGCAATACCAGGATCGCTGTTGAGGATTTTGGTTAACGTTTTTTGTACCGTAACCGAGTCATCAATGATCAATACACGGATGGTAGGGGCATTGGGCATAGTGCAAAAGCAGCTCTCGGCATGGGTGTCAGTAGAAAAGGAGCAAGATTTGTCTGACACCATCTATAGCTCAAGCAAGCCGCACATGACAAGCTTGTTGGCAGAGCGTAGGTCAGAACATGCAAGATTAAACAGGATCTGGGCTGCCGCTCTGGGCTTTGGTGTGATGCGGGTTTGATCCCCCCTGTAGAGCAGCGGTGAAAGAGGGCAAATGATGGTCAGTAAAGTGTTGCTATTATATGGGTATCACTATGGTACCACGGGCAGTTTTATCGAGCAGTCGCTGCGCCGCCAGGTGCAGCTATGCGCCGTTGGTGCGGGCCATGAGCAGGCTACTGAGCCGGGCTGGCGAGCCGGCTGCGAGCGGGCCGCAACATTGCAAGAGATCTACCAGCTATTGCCTAGAGATTTTGAACCAGAGGTGATTTTGGTGGTGGAATCGGGGGAGAAATTTTTCCCCGATGGTTTGCAGGATGCCCCTTGCCCGTGCTGGTACTACGCCATTGACCCTCACTTTAATGGCGAGTGGCAGCGTGACTACGCCCTGTTGTTTGATCGCCTGTTTGTGTCGTTTAAGCAATACCTGCCTCTTTTTGAAAATGTGGGGCATCCCTGGGTAAGGTGGCTGCCCCATGCTTATGATCCCCATGTTTATTATGATCATGGCGCACCTGAGCGGGATATAGATATTGCGTTTGTGGGGGATATGGACCCGCAAACTCGGCCCCAACGGGTGATGCTGCTGCAAGCGCTACAAGCGGCGGGGCTGCAAACCTGCTTTACCAAAGGAATCTGGAAAGAAGAGGTGGCCAAGCTGTTTTCCCGCAGCAAGCTGGTGTTTAACCACAACCACGACGGGGTATTTAATCCGCGTAATTTTGAAGGCTCCAGTTGCGGTTCTGTGGTGGTAACCAATCCCGCAGAAAATCTTACCGATTTTTTTACCCCAGGGGAAAATATCTTAATCTATGAAGACGCCCCTTCACTGGTTAAGTTGGTTCAGGTGGTGCTCTCCCAGCCAGAACGCTTGGCACAGTTAGCGGCGGGGGCTGCGGCGGTGGTCAAACAGCACAGTTGGGATCAGCGTATGATAGATCTCTTTACCATGGCGCAAGAGCCCGCAGTGCCCATACGCACCCATTTTTCACAGCAGCAGCAGATGCGGGCCAATGCCATGGTTTACCAAAGTCGGGGATTGCCGGGTAAGGCTTTAAGCTATTGGCGCAGCATAGCATGGCAAGTAGAAAGAGATTTTGAAGTGCCTGTGCGGATAACCGCCATCTATGCTCAGTTTGGGTTTTTTCCACAGATGTTGGCGTTACTGGTGGAACTGCTAGAGATGCCCAACCCCCCCGTTGAGGCGCTGATGCCGCTGCGGAATTTTATGGTGGAGATCTGCTGTGAACAGCGCCATACCCGTGGGGCGGAACTGCTACTTGAACACTTTACCACGATTGCAGCAGAACAAAGACAAAAGTTGCAAGCGCTCTGTTAGGGCGGTGTGTGGGCCGAGGCCGCAACCGGGTCAGGTTTAAACGGCGCAAGGGGGCGTTGGTTGCCGATGGTTTGGCACAATGGGCCACATTAATAAGGCTTGGGTTTAGGTGTGAAAAATAGGATAACCATTTATTAACACATATAAAAAAATTTATATAAGGGTTTCTTTTGAAAGGGGTGATAGGGATGTTTTCAATGTTGCTACACAATTGTAACATTCGGATCGTATGAATAGCGGTAATTTTCCAGTATCCTAGTAGGCATGGGTATGCAGGTTTGGCCTCTAAACGTTGATCAACCCCTGGAGAACAGGTCATGTGGCAAAATCTTGGGCTGGCCAAAAAAATTGGTATGGGTATCGGCGTTGTGCTGCTGCTGTTGTCGGTGGTGGGGGTGGTCGCCCACCAAGGTATCTCGCATATGGTGGCGGATGGTTTAGAGGTGGTGGGGGGCAACCGGCTGCGGGGCGCGATTCTACAGCGAGAGATTGACCATCTTAACTGGGCAGGCAAAGTAAGCGCTTTCATTAATGATGAGCATGCCGGTGAACTCAAAGTGCAGCTTGACCCCACCCAATGCGCCTTCGGCCAATGGTACTACGGCCAGGGTCGCAAAGATGCCGAAAAGTTGGTTCCCGCCTTAACGCCCCTGCTGGGCGAGATTGAAGAGCCCCACCAGCGTTTGCATGCCTCTGCGGCTGAAATTAAAGCCAAACACCGCCCGGTAGACAGCGGTTTACCCCGGTTTTTGGCAGAAAAAGAGACCGACCATGTGGTGTGGTCCGATCAAGTACTCACCGATTTGGTGGACCAAAAAACCAGCCTCTCTGTACAGTTAGATTATACCAAGTGCGGCTTGGGACAATTTATCTATGGTGGCGAGGGTAAGAAGATGGCCCAGGATAACCAACTGGGGGTGCTGCTTAACCGCATGGAGCCAGCCCACAAACGTCTACATACCCTAGGAGGGCAGATTAATGCCGCCCTTGCGCAGGGCGAGCGTGATCGGGCCATGCAGATTTACCGCCATGAGGTTAAAAAAGTGCTGCACGAGGTCCGTACCTACCTCAAGGAGATGCAACTGCGTGCCCAGGGCAACCTTAAAGTGCGGGATGAGGTCAATGCGATTTTTGTGCAACAGACCCAAAAATATCTGAGCCATCTTCAAGCGCTGTTCCATAAAATGGATCAGGCGGTAGCGGATAATGTGATGTCCGAGGATGTGATGGTCGCCGGCGGGCAGCAGACCCGTGCATCGGTGGCAACCCTGTCGATTATTGCGCTGCTGGTAGGGATTGTGTTGGCGGTGCTTATTGCCCGCTCCATTGTGCGGCCAATCCAGGCCGGGGTCCAGGTGGTGCAACGCATTGCCAGCGGCGACCTAAGCAGCCGCTGCGCCACCAGCCGCCAAGATGAAGTGGGGCAGATGCTGGGCGCTTTGGATGGTATGGTGGGCAAGTTGCGCGAGGTGGTTACAGATATTGAGGTGGCCGCCAGCCAAGTTAGCCTGGGCAGTAATGAGCTTTCGGTGGGGGCGCAAGTGCTCTCTGACGGAGCCTCTCAGCAGGCGGCTTCGATAGAAGAGACCTCCTCGGCAATGGAGGAGATCTCCTCCAATATTCAGCAAAGCGCTGAAAATGCCCAAGAGACCGAAAGGATCGCCAATAAAGCTTCCCAAGATGCCCAGCAGGGTGGTGAAGCGGTGACGCTGGCTGTAAAAGCCATGCATGAAGTGGCCAGTAAAATTTCCATTATCGAGGAGATCGCGCGGCAAACCAACCTGCTGGCACTCAATGCCGCCATTGAAGCGGCCCGGGCTGGCGAGCATGGCAAGGGTTTCGCGGTGGTGGCTTCCGAGGTGCGCAAACTGGCCGAGCGCAGTCAAACGGCTGCGGGCGAGATTAGCCAAATGTCGTCCAGTAATGTGCAACTGGCGGGGCGTACTGAGCAGATTATTGATGCCTTGGTGCCCGATATTCAACGCACCGCTAAGCTGGTACGGGGCATCGCGCTATCGGCGCAGGAGCAGACGCAAGGGGTGGGGCAGGTCAACAGTGCCATTCAACAACTGGATCAGGTGATCCAGCAAAACGCAGGGGCTGCTGAGCAGATGGCCGCCACCGCCGAGCAGTTGTCTGCTCAGTCAGAGGTTATGCAAGCCTCCATCGCCTTTTTTAAATTGGCCTCGGATGCCGCACCAAACCGCGCTGGGGTGATGGCTGTGGCCCAACACCTGCCAACCGGTTCGGCTGGCCAAACCAAACCAGCGCTACCCCGTCGCGTGGATGGAGCTAAGGGTGGGCAACGAGCTGATGCCGGAGATCGGGACTATGAGCGTTTTTAAGCGAAATATGTTAAGCTGCACAAGCGGGCGATAAGGGGTGGTTTCACAACGTTTGCTTTAACCAGGAATTGAGGCACGCCGATGGCCGAACTAATGGAAGAAGTTGATCAACGTGCCAATCTGGCCCTGAGCAATCAAATGGAGATGCTGACCTTTTTTCTCTCCGATGAGCAGCTCTACGGCATCAACGTGTTTAAAATTATTGAGGTGATTGAGACCCCTAGCGTGATCACGCAGGTGCCGGGTACGCCCGCCGCTGTGGTAGGGACCATGCGCTTTCGAGAAGCAGCCGTGACCGTGCTGGATCTCTCCTTGGCACTGGGTTTGCCCATGCAGCCGCGTAAGGGGTGTATCACCTATATCATTGTCTGTGAATACAGCAATACCACTCAGGGGTTGTTGATCAATCGTCCCAATGCCCTGATTACCCGTAGCTGGGAGCAGGTTAAAGAGCCAGGCTCTCTGTCGTCAGCCACCTATCTAACCGCGACAACCTATACCGATGACGGTGAAACCATCCAGATCTTAGATGTGGAGCGGGTGCTTGAAGAGGTGCTCAAAATTAAACATCGCCTCTCGGACGATCTGGTGGCGCGTACCCGTTCTTTGGATCTTAAAGGGCGTAAAGTGTTGATTGCCGACGACTCTAGCGCGGCTCGCGGCTTGCTGGAACAGGCGATGCAAAGCTTGGGACTGAGCTATGAGAGCTTTACCAATGCGCGGGAGGCCTTCGCCGAACTGGAACGGGATCTTGAGGTGCATGGACAGAGCAGTTATGCCCTCATTCTTTCGGATATTGAAATGCCCGGTATGGATGGTTTTACCTTCTGCCGCCATGTCAAAGAGCATGAGAGCTTGGGGGTAATCCCCTTGGTGTTGCATAGCTCCATGAGCAGCCCCTCTAACCTGAAACTGGCCAAACAGGTGGGGGCCAACGATTTTGTGGGTAAGTTTCAGCCCGACGGTTTGGCCGAGGTGTTGTTAAAACATCTGGGTGAGGCGCTGTAGAGGAGGGTAAAAACCGCGTCATGGCAGGGCCTGGGGAGAAACGCTTGCTCGCCCAGGCCCGCGCATTTCAGGCTTAGCCGTTGGTGCCGGTCATTTCGTGCTGCTCGGCCAGACGCACAATCTTGGAAAGATCAATAATCAGGGCAACGGTGCCATTGCCCAGAATGGTGGCACCAGAAAATTCATCGGGGTGTTTAAACCCTTTGCCCAGGGATTTGATCACGGTCTGGTGTTGACCAATGACATGATCCACCACAAACCCCATCTGCTGCCCTTCGACCTCAGAGATCACAATCTGTTCTACATCCGGTGCCGGCCCACTGATCTCAAAACGATCCCGTAGACGAATGTAGGGCACAATATGGCCCCGCACATTGATCACTTGGCGGCCATGGGTATTGGCAACATCGGTGCGGGTGAGCTCCACGCACTCCTCCACCGCGGCCAGCGGCAGCACAAAGTACTCATCATGAATCTGGACCAATAGCCCCTCAATAATGGCCAAGGTCAACGGAAGTTTGAGGGTAATGGAGGTGCCTTGCCCCAAGGTGCTGTCGACCTCCACCGAACCGCGCAGACTGTCGATGGATTTGCGTACCACATCCATACCCACCCCACGCCCAGAGACGTTGGTGATTTTGGCGGCGGTCGAGAAGCCGGCCCCAAAGATAAGCTGGTAAGCCTCTTTATCGGTCAACTCGTTATCGGCGGGTAGCTGTCCCTTTTCCACCGCTTTGGTACGTAGTTTTTTGGGGTCCAGACCGGCACCATCGTCGGTGATACGAATCAGCACATTGGCACCGCTATGTTCCGCCGAAAGATGCACCGTACCCGCAGCAGGTTTGCCCACCGCCTGACGCTGTTGGGGGCTTTCGACCCCATGGTCAATGCTGTTGCGGATAATGTGAACCAGCGGATCATTGAGCTGATCAATGACGTTTTTATCCAGCTCAGTCTCAGCCCCGGCGGTGGTTAACTCAATCTGTTTGCCCAGCTCTTTAGAGAGATCTCGCACCAGTCGCTTAAACTTATTAAACGTGGTGCCAATGGCTAACATGCGGATGGACATGGTGTTGTCACGCAGTTCAGCGGTGAGGCGCTCAACCTCTTCGGCGATCAATTGAAGATCGTGGTCCCCATGGCTGTGGGCCGTCTGGTTAAGGCGGGCTTGCACCGTCACCAGCTCTCCCACCAGATCCACCAATTGATCCAGCTTGTCCGAAGGTACCCGCACACTGGCGGCTTGCTCTTGTACCTTGTTGGTTTGCTGTTTCTCTTTGACCACCTGTTGTTCAATAAGCGCGGCATCCACCTTGCCTTTGCTGACCAGTCCAGCCTTGACCAGTCGATCTCCGAGGGGGTCGGTGATGCTCTCTAAGGTTTGCTTGTCAATATCGCCGCGTTCAACCAGCA
Protein-coding sequences here:
- a CDS encoding protein-glutamate methylesterase/protein-glutamine glutaminase; this encodes MPNAPTIRVLIIDDSVTVQKTLTKILNSDPGIAVIGCAADPYQAAELMRTQAPDVITLDVEMPRMDGLTFLRKLMRQHPIPVVMCSSLTLENSAKAVQALELGAVEVFAKPRLGDALQLEEISIQFCDAIKAAAKVNFNNKPTPKPKKNDPAPHSAIKVPPKLNADSILPPKEASFCRAAPGQGRVLVIGASTGGTEALKAVLTQLPSHCPPVFIVQHMPHQFTGPFAKRMNELCAIQVKEAEHQEVVTPGMAVIAPGDRHMLLRYSAGSYRVELRDGALVSRHRPSVDVLFRSAAQFAPGVAVGAILTGMGDDGAHGMWEMHQTGSPTVAQDEKSCVVFGMPKEAIARGGVDTVIPLPNIPAKLMQLSSEKP
- a CDS encoding glycosyltransferase; amino-acid sequence: MMVSKVLLLYGYHYGTTGSFIEQSLRRQVQLCAVGAGHEQATEPGWRAGCERAATLQEIYQLLPRDFEPEVILVVESGEKFFPDGLQDAPCPCWYYAIDPHFNGEWQRDYALLFDRLFVSFKQYLPLFENVGHPWVRWLPHAYDPHVYYDHGAPERDIDIAFVGDMDPQTRPQRVMLLQALQAAGLQTCFTKGIWKEEVAKLFSRSKLVFNHNHDGVFNPRNFEGSSCGSVVVTNPAENLTDFFTPGENILIYEDAPSLVKLVQVVLSQPERLAQLAAGAAAVVKQHSWDQRMIDLFTMAQEPAVPIRTHFSQQQQMRANAMVYQSRGLPGKALSYWRSIAWQVERDFEVPVRITAIYAQFGFFPQMLALLVELLEMPNPPVEALMPLRNFMVEICCEQRHTRGAELLLEHFTTIAAEQRQKLQALC
- a CDS encoding methyl-accepting chemotaxis protein; protein product: MWQNLGLAKKIGMGIGVVLLLLSVVGVVAHQGISHMVADGLEVVGGNRLRGAILQREIDHLNWAGKVSAFINDEHAGELKVQLDPTQCAFGQWYYGQGRKDAEKLVPALTPLLGEIEEPHQRLHASAAEIKAKHRPVDSGLPRFLAEKETDHVVWSDQVLTDLVDQKTSLSVQLDYTKCGLGQFIYGGEGKKMAQDNQLGVLLNRMEPAHKRLHTLGGQINAALAQGERDRAMQIYRHEVKKVLHEVRTYLKEMQLRAQGNLKVRDEVNAIFVQQTQKYLSHLQALFHKMDQAVADNVMSEDVMVAGGQQTRASVATLSIIALLVGIVLAVLIARSIVRPIQAGVQVVQRIASGDLSSRCATSRQDEVGQMLGALDGMVGKLREVVTDIEVAASQVSLGSNELSVGAQVLSDGASQQAASIEETSSAMEEISSNIQQSAENAQETERIANKASQDAQQGGEAVTLAVKAMHEVASKISIIEEIARQTNLLALNAAIEAARAGEHGKGFAVVASEVRKLAERSQTAAGEISQMSSSNVQLAGRTEQIIDALVPDIQRTAKLVRGIALSAQEQTQGVGQVNSAIQQLDQVIQQNAGAAEQMAATAEQLSAQSEVMQASIAFFKLASDAAPNRAGVMAVAQHLPTGSAGQTKPALPRRVDGAKGGQRADAGDRDYERF
- a CDS encoding chemotaxis protein CheV; protein product: MAELMEEVDQRANLALSNQMEMLTFFLSDEQLYGINVFKIIEVIETPSVITQVPGTPAAVVGTMRFREAAVTVLDLSLALGLPMQPRKGCITYIIVCEYSNTTQGLLINRPNALITRSWEQVKEPGSLSSATYLTATTYTDDGETIQILDVERVLEEVLKIKHRLSDDLVARTRSLDLKGRKVLIADDSSAARGLLEQAMQSLGLSYESFTNAREAFAELERDLEVHGQSSYALILSDIEMPGMDGFTFCRHVKEHESLGVIPLVLHSSMSSPSNLKLAKQVGANDFVGKFQPDGLAEVLLKHLGEAL
- a CDS encoding chemotaxis protein CheA, whose translation is MEIDTSAFTEEAYELLSELEDSLLVLEENPQDMELIGRVFRAMHTIKGSGAMFGFDEVAEFTHDVETVFDKAREGAIPVTKELIDLTLAARDQIRAILDEAGGGAPSDKQNAQRIILGLRALIPGNTARAPQPANEEPEPIEASSESAAGKHTYRVRFKPDANIFMSGTNPLLLIEELIELGSCKVVGITDALPPLSEINPEQCHTSWEIFLTTDQGESAIQDVFIFVEDECELNIRRIDRDEDVDDQAQIKRLGDLLVERGDIDKQTLESITDPLGDRLVKAGLVSKGKVDAALIEQQVVKEKQQTNKVQEQAASVRVPSDKLDQLVDLVGELVTVQARLNQTAHSHGDHDLQLIAEEVERLTAELRDNTMSIRMLAIGTTFNKFKRLVRDLSKELGKQIELTTAGAETELDKNVIDQLNDPLVHIIRNSIDHGVESPQQRQAVGKPAAGTVHLSAEHSGANVLIRITDDGAGLDPKKLRTKAVEKGQLPADNELTDKEAYQLIFGAGFSTAAKITNVSGRGVGMDVVRKSIDSLRGSVEVDSTLGQGTSITLKLPLTLAIIEGLLVQIHDEYFVLPLAAVEECVELTRTDVANTHGRQVINVRGHIVPYIRLRDRFEISGPAPDVEQIVISEVEGQQMGFVVDHVIGQHQTVIKSLGKGFKHPDEFSGATILGNGTVALIIDLSKIVRLAEQHEMTGTNG